In Longimicrobium sp., one genomic interval encodes:
- a CDS encoding FAD-dependent oxidoreductase produces the protein MRRYVVVGTGIAGLSACEAVRESDPSAEITLVGEEPHPFYSRPGLAYLLTGSVPERQLYVRTPAEVAALGLTRIHARAAALDPAAHRLTLEDGRALPYDRLLLATGAVSIPPEFPGAELEGVLRLDGLDQARRLLQLAKKRRSAVVVGGGSTALEIVEGLHARGVRVHYFLRGDRYWSKVLDPVESAIVEGRLEAEGVVLHRRTEVRQALGKRGQLIAVETAAGERVPCDLLAVAVGIRPRLELARDAGIPVDRGVVVNELLETGAADVFAAGDVAQVRDPATGRSELDALWSSALAMGRAAGLNLAGAAEPYRKAVPMNVTRLAGLVTTVIGAVGGGKDPDMVTMTRGQSESWTASGPAVVVQDRHGVDRVRVMLDERAVAGALVMGSQALSYPLARLVADRVDVSPIRAECVARPEAALERLLAFHDERYGVRAAAH, from the coding sequence ATGCGGCGCTACGTGGTGGTCGGCACCGGCATCGCCGGGCTCTCGGCGTGCGAGGCCGTCCGCGAGAGCGACCCGTCCGCCGAGATCACGCTGGTGGGCGAGGAGCCGCACCCGTTCTACTCCCGCCCCGGCCTGGCGTACCTCCTCACCGGCTCCGTCCCCGAGCGCCAGCTGTACGTGCGCACCCCGGCCGAGGTCGCCGCGCTCGGCCTCACCCGCATCCACGCCCGGGCCGCGGCGCTGGACCCCGCCGCGCACCGGCTGACGCTGGAAGACGGGCGCGCCCTCCCCTACGACCGCCTCCTGCTGGCCACGGGCGCCGTCTCCATCCCCCCGGAGTTCCCCGGCGCCGAGCTGGAGGGCGTGCTGCGGCTCGACGGGCTGGACCAGGCCCGCCGCCTGCTGCAGCTGGCGAAGAAGCGGCGGAGCGCCGTGGTGGTGGGCGGCGGGAGCACGGCGCTGGAGATCGTGGAGGGGCTGCACGCGCGCGGGGTGCGCGTCCACTACTTCCTGCGCGGCGACCGCTACTGGTCCAAGGTGCTCGACCCCGTCGAATCGGCGATCGTGGAGGGGCGGCTGGAGGCCGAGGGCGTCGTCCTGCACCGCCGCACCGAGGTGCGCCAGGCGCTGGGGAAGCGGGGGCAGTTGATCGCCGTCGAGACCGCCGCGGGCGAGCGGGTGCCGTGCGACCTGCTGGCCGTGGCGGTGGGCATCCGCCCCCGGCTGGAGCTGGCGCGGGACGCGGGGATCCCCGTGGACCGCGGGGTGGTGGTGAACGAGCTGCTGGAGACCGGCGCGGCGGACGTCTTCGCCGCGGGCGACGTGGCCCAGGTGCGCGACCCGGCCACCGGCCGGTCCGAGCTGGACGCGCTGTGGAGCTCGGCGCTGGCGATGGGGCGGGCGGCGGGGCTCAACCTGGCCGGCGCGGCGGAGCCGTACCGCAAGGCGGTGCCGATGAACGTCACCCGCCTGGCCGGGCTGGTGACCACGGTGATCGGCGCGGTGGGCGGCGGGAAGGACCCCGACATGGTGACGATGACGCGCGGCCAGAGCGAGTCGTGGACGGCCAGCGGGCCCGCCGTGGTGGTGCAGGACCGCCACGGCGTCGACCGCGTGCGGGTGATGCTGGACGAGCGCGCGGTGGCCGGCGCGCTGGTGATGGGCTCGCAGGCCCTCTCGTACCCGCTGGCCCGCCTGGTGGCCGACCGGGTGGACGTCTCCCCGATCCGGGCCGAGTGCGTCGCCCGCCCCGAGGCGGCGCTCGAGCGCCTGCTGGCCTTCCATGACGAACGGTACGGCGTCCGCGCGGCGGCCCACTGA
- a CDS encoding L,D-transpeptidase family protein, with protein sequence MKKIVIAGLTGFFLAAGCTVDKNRGDERPERGVAVAATPDSVADLAYADEVGLTPEELERGRLDSDWTAVVSLDTTGGAPAAPNPEKWEQISPQQVNRTPIFLPLSGDVAGPSVLRVQILLDRALFSPGIMDGRWGKNTVKAVYFFQQREGLRTTGRVDSLTFNRLVEAAGRPRQLAVQHRLTAEDVKGPFIPMPDSIYEQAELDCSCYESLTEKLSELFHATPELLEKLNPNVDLDNLQAGQSLWVPNVRDPGARAQGEVAQLVVSGQGSYVHAVDASGRILYHFPSTLGSTYDPSPSGQFTVRRVTKKPWWHFQPQILANVPDSKPEARIPPGPNNRVGMVWMALSAPHYGIHGTNKPETIGYATSAGCVRLTNWDALFLADRIRPGTPVRFRDIQGRRGGQEFGGQRSTSADSAAEQEAGEEKDAGPAAPGARGGEDRDTGASKGRSGSGGTGGGRSGGGRDRDTTKTR encoded by the coding sequence ATGAAGAAGATCGTGATCGCGGGGCTCACCGGGTTCTTCCTGGCCGCCGGGTGCACCGTGGACAAGAACAGGGGCGACGAGCGGCCCGAGCGCGGGGTGGCCGTGGCCGCGACGCCCGACTCGGTGGCCGACCTCGCGTACGCGGACGAGGTGGGGCTCACCCCCGAGGAGCTGGAGCGGGGGCGGCTGGACAGCGACTGGACCGCGGTGGTCTCGCTCGACACCACCGGTGGAGCGCCGGCGGCGCCGAACCCCGAGAAGTGGGAGCAGATCTCGCCGCAGCAGGTCAACCGCACGCCGATCTTCCTGCCGCTGTCGGGCGACGTGGCGGGGCCGTCGGTGCTGCGCGTGCAGATCCTGCTGGACCGCGCGCTCTTCTCGCCCGGCATCATGGACGGGCGCTGGGGGAAGAACACGGTGAAGGCCGTGTACTTCTTCCAGCAGCGCGAGGGGCTGCGCACCACGGGGCGGGTGGACTCGCTCACCTTCAACCGCCTGGTGGAGGCGGCCGGCCGGCCGCGGCAGCTGGCCGTGCAGCACCGGCTCACCGCCGAGGACGTGAAGGGGCCGTTCATCCCCATGCCCGACAGCATCTACGAGCAGGCCGAGCTGGACTGCTCGTGCTACGAGTCGCTCACCGAGAAGCTGAGCGAGCTGTTCCACGCCACCCCGGAGCTGCTGGAGAAGCTCAACCCCAACGTGGACCTCGACAACCTGCAGGCCGGGCAGTCGCTCTGGGTGCCCAACGTGCGCGACCCGGGCGCGCGGGCGCAGGGCGAGGTGGCGCAGCTCGTCGTCTCGGGCCAGGGCAGCTACGTGCACGCGGTGGACGCTTCCGGGCGCATCCTCTACCACTTCCCCTCGACGCTGGGCTCCACCTACGACCCCTCGCCGAGCGGGCAGTTCACGGTGCGGCGGGTGACCAAGAAGCCGTGGTGGCACTTCCAGCCGCAGATCCTGGCCAACGTCCCCGACAGCAAGCCCGAGGCGAGGATCCCGCCGGGCCCCAACAACCGCGTGGGGATGGTGTGGATGGCGCTCTCGGCGCCGCACTACGGCATCCACGGCACCAACAAGCCGGAGACGATCGGCTACGCCACCTCGGCCGGGTGCGTGCGGCTGACCAACTGGGACGCGCTCTTCCTGGCCGACCGCATCCGCCCGGGGACGCCGGTGCGCTTCCGCGACATCCAGGGGCGGCGCGGCGGGCAGGAGTTCGGCGGCCAGCGCAGCACGTCGGCCGACAGCGCGGCGGAGCAGGAGGCCGGGGAAGAGAAGGACGCCGGCCCCGCCGCCCCGGGCGCGCGCGGCGGCGAGGACAGGGACACGGGCGCGTCGAAGGGCCGCTCCGGCTCGGGCGGGACCGGCGGCGGCCGCTCGGGCGGGGGGCGCGACCGCGACACCACGAAGACGCGGTAG
- a CDS encoding tetratricopeptide repeat protein, with amino-acid sequence MASSVARRETRRAVDPDDAMMMRAAEMAAWARKNATTIMIAAAVALVVVGAFLYYQFDRSARAGRAARDYLQLQSAMAADTGAAALRRLDSFAKQYSGTPEADAARLRMAEEYLKRGQANQAMQALRPVADGDGPLSYQGKSLLGAAQAAANQRAQAIATYIQAADESDLSYQKQEALQQAALLREQAGDWRGALELYRRILDTTEEGSLERGIIQLRITESEARAAAGAAAPPR; translated from the coding sequence ATGGCTTCCTCCGTCGCCCGCCGTGAGACCCGCCGCGCCGTCGATCCCGACGACGCCATGATGATGCGCGCCGCCGAGATGGCGGCGTGGGCGCGCAAGAACGCGACGACCATCATGATCGCGGCGGCCGTCGCCCTCGTGGTGGTGGGCGCCTTCCTGTACTACCAGTTCGACCGCTCCGCCCGCGCCGGCCGCGCCGCCCGCGACTACCTGCAGCTGCAGTCGGCGATGGCGGCCGACACCGGGGCCGCGGCGCTGCGCCGGCTCGACAGCTTCGCGAAGCAGTACTCCGGCACCCCCGAGGCCGACGCGGCGCGGCTGCGCATGGCCGAGGAGTACCTGAAGCGGGGCCAGGCGAACCAGGCCATGCAGGCCCTTCGCCCGGTGGCCGACGGCGACGGGCCGCTCTCGTACCAGGGGAAGAGCCTGCTGGGCGCGGCGCAGGCGGCCGCCAACCAGCGCGCGCAGGCGATCGCCACCTACATCCAGGCGGCCGACGAGAGCGACCTGAGCTACCAGAAGCAGGAGGCCTTGCAGCAGGCGGCGCTCCTGCGCGAGCAGGCGGGCGACTGGCGTGGGGCGCTGGAGCTGTACCGCCGCATCCTCGACACCACCGAGGAGGGGTCGCTGGAGCGCGGCATCATCCAGCTGCGCATCACCGAGAGCGAGGCGCGCGCGGCCGCCGGCGCCGCCGCCCCGCCGCGGTGA
- a CDS encoding 4Fe-4S dicluster domain-containing protein, translated as MIPFLRRGPAAPAPRPEAAPETAAAPRLPGPGEGRDAAGQVVTIVGSGTVPGQRGPLPTDAERLRLLAGSYVESVAGRCVQCGICSYNCPVGIDVRSYSRRAMPVLESHCILCGECVARCPRGVLSFHRPGGAA; from the coding sequence ATGATCCCCTTCCTGCGCCGCGGGCCGGCGGCTCCCGCCCCGCGGCCGGAGGCCGCGCCGGAAACGGCCGCGGCCCCGCGGCTCCCCGGGCCGGGCGAAGGGAGAGACGCCGCCGGCCAGGTGGTCACCATCGTCGGCAGCGGGACCGTGCCCGGCCAGCGCGGGCCGCTGCCGACCGACGCGGAGCGGCTGCGGCTGCTCGCCGGGAGCTACGTGGAGTCGGTGGCGGGGCGCTGCGTGCAGTGCGGGATCTGCTCGTACAACTGCCCCGTGGGGATCGACGTGCGGAGCTACTCGCGCCGGGCGATGCCGGTGCTGGAGAGCCACTGCATCCTCTGCGGCGAGTGCGTGGCCCGCTGCCCGCGCGGGGTGCTGAGCTTCCACCGCCCCGGCGGCGCGGCGTGA